Below is a window of Dehalococcoidales bacterium DNA.
GAGGACCTGACGGGGCTGCCGAGGTCATGATCCCAGAGCAGGGAGCCATCGGCTTTATCCAGAGCGTAAAGGTGCCCGTCCTGACCGCCGACGTACAGCGCCGTAGTAGCCAGCGCCGGCGAGGAAACCACGAGGTCAGAGGTGTTGAACGTCCACTGCACGGCGTGCGTTTCCAGGTCCACGGACACGACATCATTGACGACCCCGAGATAGGCATGACCGCCCGATAACGCCGGGGAAGAGCTTGACACGATGCCATGGTTCAGCAGGACGCCCCAAAGGAAACCGGAAGGCCTGGGGGAATTTGGCGCCAGACCATAGGCATGCAGGACATTCCAGTACATGCGGACTTTGTGTTCCCAGAGCCAGTTCTTGGACCCGATATCCAGGGCAGTAAAATATCCGTCCGTATCCGTAAAATAGATAACGCCGTCCTGTACCGCCGCCGACGACCGGATATAGGTGGTGGTTATATACTTGAGGCGGACGCGGCCGCTCTTGGCGTTAAAGGTGTAACACATGCCTTCCGGCGCGGGGATGACGACAATGCCTTCCGAGACCAGCGGCGAAGTGTTGACCATAGAGTTCACTCTTGTTTTCCAGACCAGCTTGCCGGTGGCGGCATTCACGGCGTACATACGGAAGTCATCAGAGCCGAAATAGATAATGCCATCAGCGATGCAGGGGGAAGACCTGATGGAATAAACGGAGGAGAAAGACCAAATAAGCTCGCCGGTGGCGGCGTTAAGCGCGTACAGCTTGGCGTCGTTAGAGCCGCAGTAAAGCACCCCGCCGGAGACTATCGGGGAGGACGCCACGAAGCTGCCCGTCTCGTATTTCCACTTGAGATTGCCGGTGGCGGCATCCAGGGCATAGATAAAGTGGTCTTCAGAGCCGAAGTAAACCGTGCCGTCCACCACCGCCGGGGAAGAGCGGACGGGCGCGCCGGTGGCAAACGTCCACTTGAGCGTTCCTTCCGGCTGGGCGGTGCTATCGCCGGTATTGCCGGTGTGCTCCAGGTCACGCCGGAAGCAGGTCCATTCACTGGAAGACTGCGGCTCCGAATGCGCGGTGGCCGGCACCCCGAAGAAAAGGTCCGTAAACTGGTAAAGGCAAAAGAACACCACCAGCAGGACAAGAGCCCCGCCGATACTGAGCCAGATTATCCGATGGCGTTTGCGGGCTCTGGCTTTTCTTGCGTCCAGAACTTCACGCGGCAGAACCATTAGCGACCTCGCTTGAATGATAATCCGTACTCGTACGTGATGTCAATCGTCCGGAAGGCCGTTTCAAGCTGGCTGTTCCGCTAATCAGAACCGGATTTTCCCCTAAGCACCCAGCGACGCGACATCGAGGCTGTGCTCCCAGGGACTGCGGGAGACGTGCATAGCCACGAAAGTGCTGGTACGGGTGATATCCGGGATATTGGCGATAACGTTTTTGACGAACTCATCAAAGTCATGCGGGGTGCGGAAGAGGAAAGTGCCGATGATGTCAAAGCTGCCGGTGCACCCGCACAGGAAATAAACGTGGGGATTTTTTATAAGCAGCTGCTCCACCTTTTCCGCGGTGCCTACTTTCACCTCGATGCACATGACGCACATAAAGTTCAGTCCCAGGCGTTCCGGATTGGGAACGGCGCTGATTTTCATGGTATCACTGTTAATCAGGCTCTTGACACGGTTACGCACCGTGCCCTCGGAAACTTTTAGTTTGCGCCCGATTTCCCGGAAGCTCTGCCGGGCATCGTCCTGAAGCTCCTTGATAATTTTCCGTCCTATTTCATCCAGCATATTGCCCTCCTGAGTAATAGCAAGAACACAAGTCCACAGTAACTATACGCAATTTCACAACATTATGCAAGTTTTTAGAATACATGCGTAACGTGATAAGGCGGTCAGTATAACGCCGGGTATGTATGCGCAAAGCCGGGGGTTTTTCTTACCTACCCCCGATAAAGCAAGCCGGAGTCACTGGATCCCGTATCAAGTACGGGATGACGGGGGGATAAGGGGGAGGGTGGTACGAACCCCTTTTCCTCTTATCCCTCTCCCCGCTGGCAGGGAGAGGGACGATTGTTTTAGCTGTTTGAAGATGGCGCGGGAGGTTAACGAAATCCTCCTCGCTCCCCCTTTAACAAGGGGGACGAATTACCCTAAATAGTATTTACGCTGCTAGTGGATTACAGTCCCCGATTAACATACGGGGCACGGCTGCGCTGGAATGACAAGGGGGCTGAAGCCCGGGACGGAATGTGTCACTCTTTATATTAAAATACCCGATAATCAAGCAAGACGGTAGTACCTGGATCCCGTATCAAGTACGGGATGACGGGAGGAAAAGGGGGAGGGTAGTACGAACCCCTTTTCCTCTTATCCCTCTCCCCGCTGGCAGGGAGAGGGACGATTGTTTTACACAGGCAAGGATGCCTATGTGTACCCGGTTGTACCCTCACACCTTTAAATACGCTCAAGGCGGTGCCGCCCTTTCCTTTCAAAAGAGAGAGGGTTATGTATTTCAGTCTTCGGGATGAACCCGGGCTGAAGCCTGATACAGAGTGGCGTCACTCTTTATATTAAGATACCCAATAATCAAGCAAGACGGTAGTACCTGGATCCCGTATCAAGTACGGGATGACGGGGGGATAGGGGGGAGGGTGAGTGATGGGAGGAAAAGGGGGGAGATATTATGCGGGGGTGTCAGGACTTAATCATGGACAGCATCATCTTAAAGCGGGCGCCGGCGCGCAAAGCGTGCGGCCGGTTGGCCGGCATGATGACCATTTCTCCCCGCTTCAGGCGCAGAGGCTTACCGTCAATAGTCACTTCAGCTTCACCATCGAGGATATAGACCATAGCGTCAAAAGGCGCGGTGTGCTCGCTCAGTCCCTGGCCTTGATCGAAAGCAAAAAGCGTGATGGTGCCCGAAGGCTTATCAATTATTGTGCGGCTGACGACGGATTCCAGGTGGTATTCCACCATGCCGCCCAGCTCCATGACCCGTCCGATGATATCTTCCGATTTCATTTTCCCCTCCCGGCGACGGGGTCTGGTATCATAGAAGAGCTAATATCACAAAGAACCCCGCGGTGAAAACGGATTCTACGTCACTCCCGCCTGCCAAAGCCTTGCGCGGCGAGCAGGGCGTTCCTCAGCATAACAGGCGATACCAGTCCCCGCGATAGCTTTTCCCATATTATACCGCAGGAGGCCCGGCGTTTTCTAAAGAACAATCTTCTAAAAGCGGGAGTTTCAGCAAACGGGAAAAGGTTGACCTAAAGCCGGAACAG
It encodes the following:
- a CDS encoding PQQ-binding-like beta-propeller repeat protein, whose translation is MVLPREVLDARKARARKRHRIIWLSIGGALVLLVVFFCLYQFTDLFFGVPATAHSEPQSSSEWTCFRRDLEHTGNTGDSTAQPEGTLKWTFATGAPVRSSPAVVDGTVYFGSEDHFIYALDAATGNLKWKYETGSFVASSPIVSGGVLYCGSNDAKLYALNAATGELIWSFSSVYSIRSSPCIADGIIYFGSDDFRMYAVNAATGKLVWKTRVNSMVNTSPLVSEGIVVIPAPEGMCYTFNAKSGRVRLKYITTTYIRSSAAVQDGVIYFTDTDGYFTALDIGSKNWLWEHKVRMYWNVLHAYGLAPNSPRPSGFLWGVLLNHGIVSSSSPALSGGHAYLGVVNDVVSVDLETHAVQWTFNTSDLVVSSPALATTALYVGGQDGHLYALDKADGSLLWDHDLGSPVRSSPALDNGMLFIGCDDGVLYAFK
- a CDS encoding Lrp/AsnC family transcriptional regulator, which codes for MLDEIGRKIIKELQDDARQSFREIGRKLKVSEGTVRNRVKSLINSDTMKISAVPNPERLGLNFMCVMCIEVKVGTAEKVEQLLIKNPHVYFLCGCTGSFDIIGTFLFRTPHDFDEFVKNVIANIPDITRTSTFVAMHVSRSPWEHSLDVASLGA
- a CDS encoding cupin domain-containing protein; amino-acid sequence: MKSEDIIGRVMELGGMVEYHLESVVSRTIIDKPSGTITLFAFDQGQGLSEHTAPFDAMVYILDGEAEVTIDGKPLRLKRGEMVIMPANRPHALRAGARFKMMLSMIKS